Proteins from a genomic interval of Uloborus diversus isolate 005 chromosome 4, Udiv.v.3.1, whole genome shotgun sequence:
- the LOC129220531 gene encoding zinc finger C4H2 domain-containing protein-like produces the protein MKMEEDATVMSKLECLKEIRTRTIHLEKLKSRLRHEVDATESEEKCLMEYRHEMEMLLQEKMAHVEELRQIHADINVMENVIKQSEEDRNKHLESAKQLHHEFKPLKDLVDSLRHEIGLSKLPELHEEDENFKPEFFEKQKTEWQTEIPEQSLPSSLSASASNQQLQAGRSKPLQDRPQPAAFRQQPPPMKSCLSCHQQIHRNAPICPLCKAKSRSRNPKKPKRKLDD, from the exons AACCCGCACTATCCATTTGGAGAAACTGAAGTCCCGTTTGAGACACGAGGTGGATGCCACTGAAAGTGAAGAAAAATGCTTAATGGAGTACAGACATGAAATGGAAATGTTGCTTCAAGAAAAAATGGCTCATGTTGAAGAACTGAGACAGATTCATGCTGATATCAATGTT atgGAGAATGTCATTAAACAGTCGGAAGAAGATCGAAATAAACATTTAGAAAGTGCTAAACAGCTGCACCATGAATTTAAACCTCTGAAAGACCTTGTTGATTCGTTAAGGCATGAAATTGGACTCTCTAAACTGCCTGAATTACATGAAGAAGATGAAAACTTTAAGCCTGA gTTTTTTGAGAAACAAAAGACTGAATGGCAAACTGAAATTCCTGAGCAGTCTTTGCCCTCATCTTTGTCTGCAAGCGCTTCAAATCAGCAATTGCAAGCGGGTCGTAGCAAACCACTACAGGATCGCCCTCAACCTGCCGCCTTCAGGCAGCAACCTCCTCCGATGAAA tctTGTTTATCCTGTCATCAACAAATTCACAGAAATGCTCCTATTTGCCCATTGTGTAAAGCTAAAAGCAGATCAAGAAATCCTAAGAAGCCGAAAAGAAAGTTGGATGATTGA
- the LOC129221262 gene encoding queuine tRNA-ribosyltransferase accessory subunit 2-like translates to MKFIESFSNIGRTAIITDLPKPWNSEIFQTPMVLTYAKGGTVPHLTFNSLQRLKNHKMLLLNTLPTVVEFKEAVETQGKGLGAFVGLPEFAFNLSIQDPATLTPSGYNVKKGVSVWTHGGKKLLNTDQFMSAVKAMKPIWYQALCDSDTPRDSSKKRLNKAVDHSLRFLDECLEEHKKCSELENTSIFGTIQGGYDLFLRKKSAQETALRPVDGFVIDGFHMNGPQAENLEFEEIKPILLDTINLLPADKPRILYGPLRPEFMIEAIKCGIDIFDSSYAFQLTEAGEALIYPLESLNNHFKSCSDNIKKSRKISKLCLLDEAFKMDLSSILSTCECYTCKHYTRAYIHHLLTTSELLAYILLMIHNLHHLLEFFNAIRIAMQKAE, encoded by the coding sequence atgaaatttattgaaagtttttcaaatattGGGCGCACAGCAATTATAACTGATCTTCCAAAACCTTGGAACTCTGAGATATTTCAGACTCCCATGGTTTTAACTTATGCTAAAGGAGGTACAGTGCcacatttaacttttaattcctTGCAGAGactgaaaaatcataaaatgctGTTATTAAATACATTACCAACAGTTGTAGAGTTCAAAGAAGCAGTCGAAACTCAAGGAAAGGGGTTGGGAGCATTTGTAGGTCTTCCTGAATTCGCATTTAATTTATCAATACAAGATCCAGCTACTTTGACTCCATCGGGCTATAATGTGAAGAAAGGAGTGTCCGTTTGGACGCATGGAGGCAAGAAATTACTTAACACTGACCAGTTCATGAGTGCAGTTAAAGCAATGAAACCCATTTGGTACCAGGCTCTATGTGATAGTGATACACCAAGAGATTCATCTAAAAAGCGTTTAAATAAGGCAGTCGACCATTCTTTAAGATTTTTAGATGAATGTTTAGAGGAGCATAAAAAATGTAGCGAACTGgaaaatacttcaatttttgGTACTATTCAAGGTggttatgatttatttttaagaaaaaaatctgctCAAGAAACTGCTCTAAGACCTGTTGATGGATTTGTAATTGATGGTTTTCATATGAATGGTCCCCAAGCAGAAAATTTAGAGTTTGAAGAAATCAAACCAATTTTATTAGACACAATAAATTTACTTCCAGCAGACAAGCCAAGGATATTATATGGTCCACTTAGACCAGAATTTATGATAGAAGCTATTAAATGTGGAATTGATATATTTGATTCATCATATGCATTTCAATTGACTGAAGCTGGAGAAGCATTAATTTATCCACTAGAATCattaaataaccattttaaatcTTGTTCCgacaatataaaaaaatcacgaaaaatatcTAAATTATGTTTGCTTGACGAAGCATTCAAGATGGACTTGTCATCTATTTTAAGCACCTGCGAGTGTTACACATGTAAACATTATACTCGTGCTTATATTCACCATTTATTAACTACCTCTGAATTACTGGCATATATATTGTTGATGATTCACAATCTTCATCATTTGTTGGAATTTTTCAATGCAATCAGAATTGCGATGCAAAAGGCTgaataa